The window CCCACTCCTAAACCCCCCATTCATAAATCCCAAATCCTTCACATTATTTCCACTTCCAACACTTCCCCTTCTTCCCAAATCTCCTCCATTCGCCGTCTCCGCTCCATTTCCGCCGAGTCTGAAACTAATCGCCGATGCGTTGAATTCGCCGGTGCGCCGGAGTTTTTAGTCTCTGTTATTGTGGGTTCTGATTCCTCGGCTTCTCATGAAGCCCTCTCCACTCTTCATAACCTCCGTCTCTCTGATTCAACGTTTAAATCATTGGCTACCCGCCCTGAATTCCTCGAGTCCTTGACCGATTTCATGAAATTACAACAGGGTACTCATGAATCGTCCAGAACGTACGCGGTgttgattttgaaatcaatTATTGAAGTCGCTGAACCAATTCAACTAAGCTTCTTGAAACCCGAATTGTTTGTGCAAATCGTTGAGATTTTGAAAGATCGATCATCCTCTCAACAGATTTTCAAAGCGGCATTGGGTATTTTGATTGCGGTGAGTCCATTGGGGAGAAACAGACTGAAGGCAGTAGAAGCAGGTGGAGTTAGGGCTTTGGTTGAGATTTTACTGTCGTCGCCGGAAAAAAGAGTATGTGAAATGACATTGACGGCGATGGATATACTGTGTGGGTGTGCGGATGGAAGAGCGGCGCTGTTGGCACACGGCGGAGGGATGGCAGTGGTTTCGAAGAAGATATTGAGAGTGTCGCAATTGGGGAGTGAAAGGGCGGTGAGAATATTGTATTCGGTGGCTAAATTCTCAGGAAGTCCTGCGGTGTTGATGGAAATGGCGCAACTGGGGATTGTGGCAAAGCTATGTTTGGTTCTGCAAATTGAAAATGGAGGCAAGACGAAGGAGAAAGCTAaagagattttgaaaatgcatTCTCGTCTTTGGAAGAACTCACCTTGTATTCCTTCTAAATTGGCTTCTTCATATCCTACAAATTAAAAGGAATTTCTATcgacaaaaaaagaaaaaacacatacacacattttaaaactatttttcatttttcttctcatttttgtgTATATAATTCAATAGAATTGTAAACTATTAATTTCTAGTTAAATGAGAATCCAAAGGATCCACATTATTGTTTCTATGCAAACGTTTGTCTTTATAATTTAGTATGAATACATTTTATCCACACCTCCATCGAATATGCCTAATTActcatttagttttttattaaaatttgaaacactTTTGAATTGTAGTAAtttttacacaaaaaaaaaaaaaaaaaaacgaaagaatTATGAAACGAGATCTTAACATGTTGAAGGTTTGTGaactataaatttatattttggaaatattcttttaacaGAAGTTTCCATTTAGGTGAGGATGGAGAAGAGAGTAGAAAAAATGTgggttttttattaaaaaaaaaaaaaaggaaaaaataccCCCCAAATTAATTGtacaaaatttaagtattttttccatttcaataatagttatttaagttaattaatttttgttataggATCTTCAGCTCCTATTTTTTGccaaattaaatagaaaatcaaagtttagtgtgaaaaatataataatgttcCAAAATTAGCTCAACTTACAAAACCTCAGTGaccttttagtttttaggATGTGAAtctgaattttattttaaattcttagcTTTCTTTAAAGATTGTGTTTTTCTAATAaggatatttattttttaagaaaataaataatgaaatttcttttaacaatatgTTTTGATTATATAGAGTTTTTGAATGTTATATACatacaatattttatgttatacCAATCTCATGGAACGCCTTGTCATGATCTTCAACATTTGATGAGTGTTTTTGATTGATACTTTTATCATTATAACTTTTATAGttgttttggaaaataatattacaaataattgaGCTCATATTCACGATTGCtaattctttatttacttTGGTAATGTTCAATTAATGGTGTGAAAGATTCAAGAAGGGTTGGCTTCGGTAGTAATCTTCAACATTCACTAAAACTTTGGCTTATTCAATTCTTTTGcatcaataaaataatgatttaCCCATGTGTATGTTTTGATATTCTTCTTTGATTATGTCATGTTTTCAGCACAAATATTTTAGCTTTGAACTTTGAATTAAtccaattaattaaccattaatatACTCTCTTCAGCAAATATAGaataagaatatatatgttaatttaattcatttaactCAGACCCGTTACATcatactaaattttaaaatcttcctttctatttcttttcatgataacaataataataattatgtgtAAAGCATTGgttaaaatgaattgaaattattcAAGATTTGTCCTAGAAGCTTATTAATCTCTATTAGTTTTCTCTAATTAATACTTcacatatttcttttaaaacttacaaaattttacatattttttaaaactcgtgtttttagtttttcaattgATAATTACTAATATCAGGcaatatatatgcatgtactcaaaacaataacaatagtaataatacattcttttaattattattacgtGCAtgttttatcatatatatgatcttttttttcttctcattattttcatCAAGTTGTGATGGCAAAGTGATTaatgaaaagttcaaagttaCGATGTCTTGGAAGTAGTAAACTagtaattgtaaataaaagtataattatagaatagattattatataaattgctcatttgaaaatttcctattttattatctttatgaaaacattgttgtaatttacttttatacatatatatatatatatatatatatatatatatatatatatatattattgttataatttggtcaaagaatgaaattaattaagaaccCCAGTCCACTAATTAATTGGTTAATCAACAAAAGTTACCTcaaattcttaaattaaaaaaatatatatatgaaattttagtatttgGTAAAGCCATATGCCATAAATTCAAGAACAAGTCCTAATAGCTTAATTTTAGATGATCAAAATCcatgcaatttcttttattagtaGCATTGAACTTACTTTGGGTTAAACTAATATATGCATATGCATGCTAGacttttattttagaagtCATGAATTAGATGACACGTGGATCATATTGTTTGACTGAATTAGTAAGATCCTAAGATCCACTTCATCAAATTTGGTTGACTATTCGACTTTCATTTTATAGGGCCAATCTTAGtggctatatatatatatagatatatagttcgtgatcaaataataatggtggatgaataataaagaatggccacagaaataaaatgaaaatagtggGAAAGAAGTAGGAAAGGGTGGGAGTACTTGGAGATTTGTTGGCcattgattttgattgatgAACTCGTGAAAGTCATTCTTGTTGAGACCTCAGCAATTTCAATAGTTATGGATCTGATGGGGAGGTATTAGCTGTACAACTCTGAAATTTTGgcctcctttttctttttctttggccAATCTTTAATTAGCCATTTTCATTGACTAAACAAATACATTTGAAGCCAACCATTTGATTTGTATTTcccttcttttcattttcagaGTAACTGTCCATCATCCCACttataaataatcaaaatttaaataagaaaacatgGCTACGcaaatatttatgaatctaacctaaaatataacaaatgtataagttgatttttatggacatttgaaattattttatattaataattcacatctttcatttaattaagcTTTGAACAAGGAGACAGTTGTTAGAGCtggaaaaagaaaccaaatttatcccttatatcaactttttaaattaataaacttagAGACAAATTAACGTAATTAAATTGGTCAGTGTGTAGACTCTCTATTCATATAACATGCATgcgaataaaatattttaaagtgaACAATTGTAGGATTTTGAATATGGTTTTGGCATATATATTCATTGAGTGAGgatataattaaaacttcCAAAACTTAAAATCATTATGTcaataaaaattctaaaacttttGTGGCTgagaaagaatttgaatttccatttactaaagaaaaaaaaacagctaaTTAAGGATTCTTTATTCCatactataaatatatattgtaaaactTTAGAAAGTTTCTAGATGCCACAATAAATGTACACATTGACTTGGAGTAATTATTTCTCACCTCTTACCAGCATAAGGGTTCTGTTAGGTAAAAGTTAgagccttttctttttctctatttatttgttcttttaacaagttaattaatttagatcaTTAATCATTATTACCTTTGAAAGTTACTCATGTATCAATTTCTAGATGAGTGTAGactattatttcaaatgttaCTTCAATTAATTGATTGGATGAACAATTTTTAAAGGCAAAAGTCCTAATTGAATGTGAGATTACCAAAGCTAAtaaggaaaaatgaaagtttataAATGTTGCTGCCCAGGATCGAACTGGGGACCTTTAGTGTGTAAGACTAACGTGATAACCACTACACCACAGCAACACTAGATGTCTGATTAACTAAACTAGAATTTCTAGTTTATAGTTATTTACTATGAATAGAAATATATTCACGCAGTATTTCCTCACATTAAAATTGTattcattaattaacattttttggcaaaaattaaatttaaaattgaagaaaattaaaacatataaagaCTGAAATTGAACGATATAGATGGAAAcgaaataaaacaaactttaaaatatagggatcaaaatggtattttaattaagaaaaattatcgTGGATGAGAAACTTATTAAagttatttacaaaatacaaaaacaataagtataattaattctaaatcgaaaaacattatttatgtCTACGTAAGATACATAAGGaaagtctataaataaaataattaaaatatggtaATTAGggtgaaaaggaaaagtatgAAAATAAGGTAGGAAAGTTCCCTTCTCTTGGCCctcatttaatttcatcttAGGATTGATAAGtgcatatatatgtatgtatgtatgtataagAATTTGCAATTAATCAGTAATTTTGttatccaataataataataatataaaattttgaacccTACGCTACAGATGTTGATTCTTTTGACCTACTTTGGTCCACAAATTAAAGTATAGTATGTAAATTCAAAGCTTTACTTCGAAATAATTTCAAAGATTTTAGGGTTCTTTATTCCAAATAGGTCAATTTGAAAAGTATCAAaagattgaagatttaaaGTATAACAAGTTggacaattgaaaaaaaacacattctaaatttaaaccatTCAAATGGGTTTTAGAGGAAACGTCGTCTATATATACTTTCTGTGGGACATGactttattttcaatgatgaattgatatatatttttgtattttgtactAATATTATTGCAATAAACCGTggcaatataaataaaattttaatccataTATGTTCTCTGACTTGTCAAGATCATTTAGAATGTTTTGTTGGGGAAGGTTCTAAGTTTGTTGATGGCTAAATGTGACAATGTGGTTGATTTACATAATCTCAgcaaatataatattagatATTGAATAACTTCAAATGTAGTATTAACAGTAATCATGACTTTGGTATATACAAGGTTGTCATACCTCTAATGCTTAAGATCATTACTGtctatgctttctttttttattaggaATGGTCTAAGATCTCTCAGCCATTAGAATGAGTCAAGCATGAACATATATTATACTACATACATATATGTCAATACCAATGCCAAAGAAgacaaccaaaataataattcttacTAGATATTCAAGGAATTGAACAGGTtacaaataaaacttttataaaataataagattcAATAGGTGCACTTGGAGATAATGAAGACGATGTTATAAATATGTCCACTAGTGGTGAAAACATTCTGGTACATCTACTAACATGTTTCGTAtctttcttaaaagaaaaaacttaaactcTAAATATCAATTGAACAGATAAGATATATGAGATTAATGAAGAAAGTTGTGTTTAgagactatatatatatacataaacaaacaaataaagataGTTCTAAAGTCATCATTCAGTGATTGCAAATGAGGAATGTGAAGTTATGATAAATTAAAACCTAATTGAaaagttatcttttttcttggaACGACCATAAGAACTAGCTCAAGTAAATACAAAaggagtatatatatatatatatatatatgttatatcaATGGAAAATGTTGATAATTAGGTCTATTTGTACAATTacccaaatataaaaataaattctttttcatccccaaacttaaaataattacaagaGGACTTTGTATACACACTCATATATATTCAAAGAGTTGGAGATAACCAAAAGGACATTAATTTGATGGATCACTTATTGATGGATATtgcaataataaatatttattacataaGCAAAGATGGGAAAATGGTATCTTTTTTGTATACATAAACAAAGTACAGTAGAACACAAAGACATATGTAtgcatatatatgtgtgtgtatgaaAGATCATACACAAAAATACtttgggaaaaaaatatataatagcagagattatattatatatgtatatttgttaAGCCTTTTGAGAATGTATCATAATTAGACAGATCAATAGGGCTCCAATTACCACTCAGCAAATTTGGGTCTTCGAACATTTCTACTCTTGTTGGTTGCAAACGATGATGATTATTCACCATTATCATAGAATTTCCCCATGCTTCCACCATGTCCTCCCCCGGCAACGGCGGCAATTGAAGCTCACGCGCCGCCACTTgactttcattattattactactctCCTCTAACCCAAAGCAACCACCTCCCACTTGATAATCATTGGCCCCCAATCCACATTCCTGCATGGAAAACTCACAAAAATTCCCACATCCAACCACCCTACTCTGAACGGAAACAGGAAAGTGGCCAGCTGCGTTCGAGGTTGGTATAGTTTCAGGCGTGTCTGGTTTCTGGTTCACAAAATTGGCGTAGACGACTGCCAAATCGATGGTTGGTGATACATCGGAGTCGGAGAGACCACAGTGGTATCGTTGGTAATCACTATCGTTAGTGTGGTGAAATTTAGGGTTTGAGGAAGATGGGGTTAGGGTTAAGGGCTTGGGCGAACGTCGATTCTTCCGACAACCACCACCGACGGGAACATTACGGAGGGAACCGCCTTTGGTCCAATAGCGACGACAGCCTTTGCAAAAGTAGCGAGGCTGGGTAAGGCTATAGTTGTTGTAATAACAAAACTTAGTATTGGAAGAGCCACACCTTGGACAATTTGGTGATATTTCCACCATAGGTTTCCATCCTCTCTCCATATTTCTGTTTCAAATGGGATTTTAAGAGGAACCCCAAATGGGAATTGAGCATTTAATCAAAGGAGCTATGtcaagaagaaaattagaagaaaaagaagaagaagaagaagaagagaccTTGGGAATGTGGTTTTTGGTTATGTAATGAGCACATGAAGAAAGAAGGAGGGAATTATGCAACTGATCCGAAGGCTAATATGAGGTGTCGGTGTTCGGCTTACGTGGCAAAATGTGATTGGTTGATATGAAGTTGAATAGGGAAGCAAAATCCTCGATAACCTAATTTTAGGGTTTGCTTTATGTTATCAAGACAAAACCCCCCACATGCtttggttttttatatatatatataatattcacacacacatatatatatattcaaatatttgtgcTTTGAGGAATTGGATCATCCAATCCCTTGATATtcttacaaattttctttcctaaaGTTTCAGAAATGGATCTAATATGTATGCTTTTATACAATTTGACAAATATCAACTATGTTCAGATTTTCATGTCCAATTATGATTGAGATAAgtattataaatgataaaattgttttaaaatatagcaaaatttgagTAACTATTGATGGTAGATAAACTTTTgttaatattgataaaataaaaaaaattgttatattttatgaatagaATGATTcattaaactttatatatttgaaaataataaaagtatgtTGGATGAATTTAAGCATTAATACATTTCCATCATGGATTATAAATAGATTTGCACTTCATCATTATTTGTGacttaatatcattttttttataaaacaatacatgaattacaaaattaaatgcCTATGGGTATGTGCAATATTGATtgttaaacataattttatatacTTCAAGTTCGTAAAGAAGTTTCACATatagggtttcttttttcaatttaacttGTTTATTTGCCAACTTTATGCTGCAACTAAATTCATAACATTAATCACTATGaaacttaaaagtttttaagttatttttccttttaaccaAAAGTTTAAGTATTCATAGATTAATATGTTGAtccaaatattaataatttggtCGATATAAAGTAGCTATTATCTTTAaggttaaattaattttttttgtttcatatcCCTTTGAATTTCTTACCCAAGTTAGAGATCCactatgttttaaaatttttcgtTTGGTGTTTccttacaaattttcaatcatttagtttttatatttgttaaggAAACTCTCATTTATTGCCTTAACTAATCGTGATGATTTAcacattaataatataatctatCAAATCTATTAAACTTTGTAATTATgtacacttaattattagacataaaaattcaactaattttcattatccaaaacaaaatattatttagagacatttcttaaatataaCATACATCACTGGGTAAGAATACAAAACCaatcacataaaataattcaaaatactatTGTTGGCCAAtcaatgtaattaatttgaatatttttccaGTCTTCCCtactttcaatttgaatttaagttttttttattaatcttcCTATACTCTCCCATAATCTTAATCTTACAAATTTAATCGTCCAAAGTTAAATATTATGGAAATTTGTAAGATAATAACGATAAAATTCGTGCAAAAATACACTTGtgtagatatattttcaaaagttataaagaagatatttgtttttgttttctaaataaatcaacaaaaactAGTTGGATGGATGAATTTGATaaagtaatatatatgattgttGAATGAGAGAGCCGAAATTAGATGGAACCCTTTCCCTAAGGAAGTAGCGTACTACAGTAAAGAAAGGATCTCTTGGATCATGTGCTTATTATGTGCTTCTTGGATCACGTTAAttacttttccttctttctttcttttttaattttgcctCGTGCACCCAATTATATTTTGCCACGTAATCACtgaaaagtatataaaaatatatattttactttagtCTAACTAACAAATTgccaaaaataattatttgtgagAGACGAATGAAGATTTTATGAATCTTGTTTTGAGTTCAATGTActgtaatttgatttttaagaatatttatgTGTGAAATtcagaaaaaataatgatgataattAATATTCCTCAATATGATCTACATAgatgtttagattttgtaatacttttaagattttaaaacttgtttaGCCAAAAATGGATACTTAATAGTAGTGAgagtgaaattaaataataataaagtatgtaaAGAACACATATGTCTTTGTAAAGTTTGAGTTTCAATTTAGGTTGAGTGaggagagaaagggagagTTGGTGACTAATCTTTCGAGATTTCTCAAATGAATACCAAATGACACTTTTGTTGGAATCTTGAACCATAATATGATACGGCTgcaagggaaaaaaatattagaagacgaagtaaatatttatttatttttggaagaaaaaaaatcctcaaaTCGAACTAAACTTATTAAGATTAAAACTCTTCCATTTTGATTTGCATTAACAAAATGGTTTTGTATTCAATCATTCACATGTTGAAAGATCAAATTGAACATATCCATCAAGGTGTTGAGTATTTCCATAGAGAATTTTCGTTTgacaattcaataaaaattatattttcatctgCTTATAAAACGTTGGTTTACAACATATAcgatacaaaagaaaaatgcactAGAgctaaaacttttcaaattttagcaAAATTATTCACTAATTTGATTATGCATATCTAACCTTAAATTTGTGTGCAAGACTTGGACATTCGTAGATTTATCTTGCTTTCTGATAGAATTGGTGCATGAATtagtaaaaattgaataaattgtaGAAATCAGAACCAAGTATTAGTCCCATTTgaagattaaataaataataaaataacaattttttaaacaaaaagtttataGATAATACCATAAATTTCAGGGTATAGCATGAAATTTCAcctgaaaattattttgaagcACAGATCTCTTAAGTCACTGAAGTTGAATAGTTATAAAGCAAATATACACTAGGCAATAGTTCCAGAAGAATAATGTAATAACTTAAAACCAAATAGCAAGAATAGCTCAATGACATTAATCCAACCATATTTACAAACAGGAATTGGTGTTGATTGGAGTGAAGCTGGCAGTATGAAGCAAAATGATGGTAAAATTCATGGACTAAAACAAAAGAACTGTTTGTGGTTACGTGATGAAAGAAATTACAAGAATAATAACTAATACATAATTGCTATTTACTACAAAACTCATCGATAATGTTACATACAAGccgttttttttcttttcctttgaaGCAGACTTTATCTAGACAGGAGCCACTATTAAGTACAAAAGAGAAGTTAGTGTCCCCTCTATTCTACAATCTCACGCTACTATCGATGACCCAATCTCTCctgtaaataagaaaagcaTAAAAAGTTTAGTCACCAGAATCACCTACAAGTAATCTATTGGCCTAATAACAATTTCCTTTGtagttttctgttttcaaaatttatttttgtttcctctCCTTGGTGAGAACATTTGAATCGTTTTTTAAAGTGTGGATAGTAGTattacatacaaatttatGAGCTAAAACAGTGtttataaacttgattttaaaaaacaaaatggttatcgaacaaacaaacaagcaTGGACCAGCACAGATCAGTGACAAGCAGGCTACTACTACTGAATAACAGAGAAAAAGCCACAATAATACATTAAAGCAACAGAAATTTTTGTGCATGCCAATCTCAAATATTTGTTCAACCAATCAGTTTTAAAAATCAACGCATTAAATTACCTGAAGCATCTGCATCAATTTAGGGTGCTGTTCCAAAAGCTGACATAGTTTTTCCCGGTCACTCAACAATGACTGCATACGAAAAGGAAAGCTCACTGATTAAAATCGAAAGGAGAGAACTTGGTGAAATAATTCTTGATGGGAAGTAACAAAGTTGGTTACCTGGATTGCTTCTGGAGACTTGAAGTACTCATGCAATGACATTGCTGAATCCTGTTGTTGCTGAGATGTGGTTGCAGTATCCCCAAGCTGATGCATAGTTTGATGTTGAGGATGTTCAAATTGTTGCTGAGGAGGAGGATGTGACAACCCCACTGGCTGTGATTGGTAGAACTGAGGAGAAACTCTTGGCTGTTGTAGCATTTGTAATTGATGCATTTGCATTT of the Cucumis sativus cultivar 9930 chromosome 3, Cucumber_9930_V3, whole genome shotgun sequence genome contains:
- the LOC101218755 gene encoding dof zinc finger protein DOF3.5; this translates as MERGWKPMVEISPNCPRCGSSNTKFCYYNNYSLTQPRYFCKGCRRYWTKGGSLRNVPVGGGCRKNRRSPKPLTLTPSSSNPKFHHTNDSDYQRYHCGLSDSDVSPTIDLAVVYANFVNQKPDTPETIPTSNAAGHFPVSVQSRVVGCGNFCEFSMQECGLGANDYQVGGGCFGLEESSNNNESQVAARELQLPPLPGEDMVEAWGNSMIMVNNHHRLQPTRVEMFEDPNLLSGNWSPIDLSNYDTFSKGLTNIHI
- the LOC101208445 gene encoding E3 ubiquitin-protein ligase PUB23, giving the protein MDEQIEVPHYFLCPISLQIMKDPVTLPSGITYDRHSIETWLFSGKNSSCPVTKLPVSDSDSDLLTPNHTLRRLIQAWCTLNSSHGVERFPTPKPPIHKSQILHIISTSNTSPSSQISSIRRLRSISAESETNRRCVEFAGAPEFLVSVIVGSDSSASHEALSTLHNLRLSDSTFKSLATRPEFLESLTDFMKLQQGTHESSRTYAVLILKSIIEVAEPIQLSFLKPELFVQIVEILKDRSSSQQIFKAALGILIAVSPLGRNRLKAVEAGGVRALVEILLSSPEKRVCEMTLTAMDILCGCADGRAALLAHGGGMAVVSKKILRVSQLGSERAVRILYSVAKFSGSPAVLMEMAQLGIVAKLCLVLQIENGGKTKEKAKEILKMHSRLWKNSPCIPSKLASSYPTN